The Chryseobacterium wanjuense genome includes a window with the following:
- the secG gene encoding preprotein translocase subunit SecG, producing MDSIFILLMVLIMIASVLLVIIVMAQNPKGGGLSSTFGGASSAQFGVQRTNDFMEKATWTLGGTIIVLILLSVVLTGKPAQTAPAQQQPVKQEAPAKSAPASSTPAQTPATK from the coding sequence ATGGATTCTATATTTATACTATTGATGGTTCTTATTATGATTGCCAGCGTTTTATTGGTAATCATCGTTATGGCTCAAAATCCGAAAGGAGGAGGTCTTTCCAGTACTTTCGGAGGTGCATCTTCTGCACAGTTTGGAGTACAGAGAACCAATGACTTCATGGAAAAAGCAACATGGACTCTAGGAGGAACTATCATCGTTCTTATCCTTTTAAGCGTTGTACTTACAGGTAAGCCTGCACAAACAGCACCTGCTCAACAACAGCCAGTAAAACAAGAAGCTCCTGCTAAATCTGCTCCTGCTTCTTCTACGCCGGCACAGACACCAGCTACTAAATAA